The following coding sequences lie in one Miscanthus floridulus cultivar M001 chromosome 9, ASM1932011v1, whole genome shotgun sequence genomic window:
- the LOC136482301 gene encoding uncharacterized protein At2g34460, chloroplastic-like has translation MASAVCGVTARPHLPSTVPAAARKLFFRCRAASTMNEASVSSPDAEEKKKTTVFVAGSTGRTGKRVVEKLLAIVAGTTDVNRARGSLPQDPNLQLVRVDVTEGVDKLVEAVRGVDAVVRTTGFRRSFAPWKVDNFGTVNLVEACRKAGVTRFVLISSISVNGAAMGQLLNPAYIVLNLLGLTLVAKLQAENHIRKSGINYTIVRPGGLTDQPPTGNIVMEPQDTLYSGSISRSQVAEVAVEALLCPESSYKVVEIIARADAPNRPLKDMYAAIKQN, from the exons ATGGCCAGCGCTGTCTGCGGCGTCACCGCGCGCCCGCACCTGCCTTCCACCGTCCCTGCAGCCGCAAGAAAGCTCTTCTTCCGCTGCAGGGCGGCCTCCACCATGAACGAGGCATCTGTGAGCTCGCCGGACgctgaggagaagaagaagacgaccGTCTTCGTGGCCGGCTCGACGGGGCGCACCGGCAAGCGCGTTGTGGAGAAGCTGCTGGCCATCGTCGCCGGCACGACGGACGTGAACAGGGCCCGTGGCAGCCTGCCCCAGGACCCCAACCTTCAGCTC GTCAGGGTTGACGTTACAGAGGGCGTCGACAAGCTAGTGGAGGCGGTGCGCGGCGTCGATGCTGTCGTCCGCACGACGGGATTCCGGCGGTCTTTTGCTCCGTGGAAG GTAGACAACTTTGGCACAGTGAACCTGGTTGAAGCATGCCGAAAGGCAGGCGTAACAAGATTTGTACTCATCAGCTCCATTTCAGTAAATGGGGCTGCTATGGGTCAACTTCTGAATCCAGCCTACATTGTGCTCAATCTACTTGGCTTAACACTGGTTGCAAAGCTACAGGCAGAAAATCACATCAGGAAATCAGGAATAAATTACACTATTGTAAGGCCTGGAGGGCTGACAGATCAACCCCCAACAGGGAATATAGTCATGGAACCTCAG GACACTCTTTACTCGGGATCCATATCTCGGAGCCAGGTTGCTGAAGTAGCTGTAGAAGCATTGTTGTGTCCAGAGTCTTCCTACAAAGTTGTTGAGATTATCGCCCGAGCTGATGCTCCAAATCGCCCTCTGAAGGATATGTACGCTGCAATTAAGCAAAATTGA